One segment of Prionailurus bengalensis isolate Pbe53 chromosome E3, Fcat_Pben_1.1_paternal_pri, whole genome shotgun sequence DNA contains the following:
- the IQCE gene encoding IQ domain-containing protein E isoform X5 encodes MPLGNRMSLTPQKLWLGSSKPGSLTQPLKSALTLEQAWASPPSTTPDYLRAALRVKRSNLRRSASNGHVPGTPVYREKEDMYDEIIELKKSLHVQKSDVDLMRTRLRRLEEENSRKDRQIQQLLDPPRDPDFVRTLAEKRPDAGWVVNGLKQRILRLEQQCKEKDNTINKLQTDMKTTNLEEMRIAMETYYEEIHRLQTLLASSETTGKKTPGEKRLGVKRPKKVSSALLSLSRSIQELTEENQSLKEDLDRVLSNSPTVSTTKGYTEWSKPRLLRRIAELEKKISSMESPTSQASEEVKSNAPVQSASSSTVPQQPRCDRHQDSERLRGTVRSLRGERDALQTQLQEKDLEVRQLLQTNATLRKELEGVREGEEERRGREEALREEIQTLTKKFQELEEIKREEKDDPVEMTPETPEEPRPSLPTSRPSQQDSEPDTSEEGFSRPPSTCSEGRRDTAARILQSRWRVYRHQKKKAVLDEAAVVLQAAFRGHLARVKLLSSQACASEPPSPPRQDPPSPRVPSPTVQAQGSPGQEEAITAIQSVLRAHLARVRRSAAGQRAVAAAPRRRQPAPATHSQLSSPPCPAPSPGQEDSEASGGETAEGPAAEDEAPGNPAALQPRCGPSSPSGPGPADDGSSDDSDEIVVAPAVAPRKAASPP; translated from the exons ATGCCTCTTGGTAACAGAATGTCCTTAACCCCACAGAAGCTGTGGCTGGGAAGCTCGAAGCCAG GAAGTCTGACCCAGCCCCTGAAGTCAGCCCTGACCTTGGAGCAGGCATGGGCCAGCCCCCCCAGCACTACTCCCGACTATCTGAGAGCAGCCTTAAGAGTGAAGAGGTCCAATCTCAGGCGTTCTGCCAGCAATG GTCACGTTCCCGGGACCCCTGtctacagagagaaggaagacatgTACGACGAGATCATTGAGCTGAAGAAG TCCCTGCACGTGCAGAAAAGTGACGTGGACCTCATGAGAACAAGGCTGCGGCGCCTGGAGGAGGAGAACAGCAGGAAGGACCGGCAGATACAGCAGCTCTTGGACCCGCCCCGA GACCCGGATTTTGTTCGGACTCTGGCAGAGAAAAGGCCCGATGCTGGCTGG GTCGTGAACGGGCTAAAGCAGAGGATTCTGAGGCTGGAGCAGCAGTGCAAGGAGAAGGACAACACGATCAA CAAACTGCAGACTGATATGAAGACCACTAACTTGGAGGAGATGAGAATCGCCATGGAGACGTACTACGAGGAG ATTCATCGTCTCCAGACTCTCCTGGCGAGCTCCGAGACCACGGGAAAGAA GACTCCGGGGGAGAAGAGACTGGGCGTCAAGAGGCCGAAGAAAGTGAGCAGCGCCCTCCTGAGCTTGTCCCGGAGCATCCAGGAGCTCACGGAGGAGAACCAAAGCCTGAAGGAAGATCTGGACCGTGTGCTGAGCAACTCCCCCACCGTCTCCACCACGAAGG GTTACACGGAGTGGAGTAAGCCCCGGCTGCTGAGACGGATCGCGGAGCTGGAAAAA AAAATAAGTTCGATGGAAAGCCCCACATCACAGGCTTCAGAAGAGGTCAAGTCAAACGCCCCCGTGCAGTCTGCGTCCAGCTCCACTGTGCCCCAGCAGCCGAGATGTGACCGGCACCAGGACAGCGAGCGTCTTCGGGGGACGGTGCGGAGCCTGAGAGGCGAGCGGGACGCGCTGCAGACGCAGCTTCAGGAGAAAGA TTTGGAAGTGAGACAGCTGCTACAGACAAACGCCACCTTGCGGAAGGAGCTGGAGGGcgtgagggaaggggaggaggagagaagaggaagagaggaggctcTGAG AGAGGAAATTCAAACACTTACCAAGAAGTTTCAAGAACTGGAAGAaattaagagagaagaaaaagatgacCCCGTGGAAATGACCCCGGAG ACCCCGGAAGAACCCCGACCTTCCCTTCCCACCAGCAGGCCCTCTCAGCAGGACTCTGAGCCAGATACAAGCGAGGAGGGCTTCTCCCGGCCCCCCTCCACCTGCTCCGAGGGGCGAAGAGACACGGCAGCCAGGATCCTGCAGAGCCGGTGGAGGGTATACAGACACCAG aaaaaaaaggcCGTCCTGGACGAG GCGGCTGTGGTGCTTCAGGCAGCGTTCAGGGGACATCTAGCGCGGGTGAAGCTGTTGTCAAGCCAGGCGTGTGCTTCAGAACCCCCCAGCCCGCCCAGACAG GACCCTCCGTCACCGCGTGTTCCCAGCCCCACCGTCCAGGCCCAGGGCAGCCCGGGACAGGAGGAGGCCATCACCGCCATCCAGTCCGTCCTCCGGGCGCACCTGGCACGGGTCAGGCGCAG CGCCGCCGGTCAGAGAGCCGTCGCCGCAGCCCCCAGAAGGAGGCAGCCCGCTCCGGCCACACACAGCCAGCTCTCCTCGCCACCCTGCCCGGCCCCTTCTCCTG GTCAAGAGGACAGTGAGGCGAGCGGCGGGGAGACCGCGGAGGGGCCGGCGGCCGAGGACGAGGCTCCGGGGAATCCAGCAGCCCTGCAGCCCCGCTGCG GGCCGTCCTCTCCCTCAGGACCGGGACCCGCAGACGACGGCAGCTCTGACGACTCCGACGAGATCGTGGTAGCCCCGGCTGTGGCCCCGAGGAAGGCCGCCTCCCCACCCTAG
- the IQCE gene encoding IQ domain-containing protein E isoform X2: MSLGTADPASETGDDSLSAITFDSDFETKAERKSFHKPPPTSLKSPYHSKPRKVASWRSLRTAASMPLGNRMSLTPQKLWLGSSKPGHVPGTPVYREKEDMYDEIIELKKSLHVQKSDVDLMRTRLRRLEEENSRKDRQIQQLLDPPRDPDFVRTLAEKRPDAGWVVNGLKQRILRLEQQCKEKDNTINKLQTDMKTTNLEEMRIAMETYYEEIHRLQTLLASSETTGKKTPGEKRLGVKRPKKVSSALLSLSRSIQELTEENQSLKEDLDRVLSNSPTVSTTKGYTEWSKPRLLRRIAELEKKISSMESPTSQASEEVKSNAPVQSASSSTVPQQPRCDRHQDSERLRGTVRSLRGERDALQTQLQEKDLEVRQLLQTNATLRKELEGVREGEEERRGREEALREEIQTLTKKFQELEEIKREEKDDPVEMTPETPEEPRPSLPTSRPSQQDSEPDTSEEGFSRPPSTCSEGRRDTAARILQSRWRVYRHQKKKAVLDEAAVVLQAAFRGHLARVKLLSSQACASEPPSPPRQDPPSPRVPSPTVQAQGSPGQEEAITAIQSVLRAHLARVRRSAAGQRAVAAAPRRRQPAPATHSQLSSPPCPAPSPGQEDSEASGGETAEGPAAEDEAPGNPAALQPRCGPSSPSGPGPADDGSSDDSDEIVVAPAVAPRKAASPP; encoded by the exons AGTCACCTTATCACTCTAAACCGAGGAAAGTGGCATCCTGGAGGTCTCTGAGGACGGCAGCAAGTATGCCTCTTGGTAACAGAATGTCCTTAACCCCACAGAAGCTGTGGCTGGGAAGCTCGAAGCCAG GTCACGTTCCCGGGACCCCTGtctacagagagaaggaagacatgTACGACGAGATCATTGAGCTGAAGAAG TCCCTGCACGTGCAGAAAAGTGACGTGGACCTCATGAGAACAAGGCTGCGGCGCCTGGAGGAGGAGAACAGCAGGAAGGACCGGCAGATACAGCAGCTCTTGGACCCGCCCCGA GACCCGGATTTTGTTCGGACTCTGGCAGAGAAAAGGCCCGATGCTGGCTGG GTCGTGAACGGGCTAAAGCAGAGGATTCTGAGGCTGGAGCAGCAGTGCAAGGAGAAGGACAACACGATCAA CAAACTGCAGACTGATATGAAGACCACTAACTTGGAGGAGATGAGAATCGCCATGGAGACGTACTACGAGGAG ATTCATCGTCTCCAGACTCTCCTGGCGAGCTCCGAGACCACGGGAAAGAA GACTCCGGGGGAGAAGAGACTGGGCGTCAAGAGGCCGAAGAAAGTGAGCAGCGCCCTCCTGAGCTTGTCCCGGAGCATCCAGGAGCTCACGGAGGAGAACCAAAGCCTGAAGGAAGATCTGGACCGTGTGCTGAGCAACTCCCCCACCGTCTCCACCACGAAGG GTTACACGGAGTGGAGTAAGCCCCGGCTGCTGAGACGGATCGCGGAGCTGGAAAAA AAAATAAGTTCGATGGAAAGCCCCACATCACAGGCTTCAGAAGAGGTCAAGTCAAACGCCCCCGTGCAGTCTGCGTCCAGCTCCACTGTGCCCCAGCAGCCGAGATGTGACCGGCACCAGGACAGCGAGCGTCTTCGGGGGACGGTGCGGAGCCTGAGAGGCGAGCGGGACGCGCTGCAGACGCAGCTTCAGGAGAAAGA TTTGGAAGTGAGACAGCTGCTACAGACAAACGCCACCTTGCGGAAGGAGCTGGAGGGcgtgagggaaggggaggaggagagaagaggaagagaggaggctcTGAG AGAGGAAATTCAAACACTTACCAAGAAGTTTCAAGAACTGGAAGAaattaagagagaagaaaaagatgacCCCGTGGAAATGACCCCGGAG ACCCCGGAAGAACCCCGACCTTCCCTTCCCACCAGCAGGCCCTCTCAGCAGGACTCTGAGCCAGATACAAGCGAGGAGGGCTTCTCCCGGCCCCCCTCCACCTGCTCCGAGGGGCGAAGAGACACGGCAGCCAGGATCCTGCAGAGCCGGTGGAGGGTATACAGACACCAG aaaaaaaaggcCGTCCTGGACGAG GCGGCTGTGGTGCTTCAGGCAGCGTTCAGGGGACATCTAGCGCGGGTGAAGCTGTTGTCAAGCCAGGCGTGTGCTTCAGAACCCCCCAGCCCGCCCAGACAG GACCCTCCGTCACCGCGTGTTCCCAGCCCCACCGTCCAGGCCCAGGGCAGCCCGGGACAGGAGGAGGCCATCACCGCCATCCAGTCCGTCCTCCGGGCGCACCTGGCACGGGTCAGGCGCAG CGCCGCCGGTCAGAGAGCCGTCGCCGCAGCCCCCAGAAGGAGGCAGCCCGCTCCGGCCACACACAGCCAGCTCTCCTCGCCACCCTGCCCGGCCCCTTCTCCTG GTCAAGAGGACAGTGAGGCGAGCGGCGGGGAGACCGCGGAGGGGCCGGCGGCCGAGGACGAGGCTCCGGGGAATCCAGCAGCCCTGCAGCCCCGCTGCG GGCCGTCCTCTCCCTCAGGACCGGGACCCGCAGACGACGGCAGCTCTGACGACTCCGACGAGATCGTGGTAGCCCCGGCTGTGGCCCCGAGGAAGGCCGCCTCCCCACCCTAG
- the IQCE gene encoding IQ domain-containing protein E isoform X4, whose translation MSLGTADPASETGDDSLSAITFDSDFETKAERKSFHKPPPTSLKSPYHSKPRKVASWRSLRTAASMPLGNRMSLTPQKLWLGSSKPGHVPGTPVYREKEDMYDEIIELKKVVNGLKQRILRLEQQCKEKDNTINKLQTDMKTTNLEEMRIAMETYYEEIHRLQTLLASSETTGKKTPGEKRLGVKRPKKVSSALLSLSRSIQELTEENQSLKEDLDRVLSNSPTVSTTKGYTEWSKPRLLRRIAELEKKISSMESPTSQASEEVKSNAPVQSASSSTVPQQPRCDRHQDSERLRGTVRSLRGERDALQTQLQEKDLEVRQLLQTNATLRKELEGVREGEEERRGREEALREEIQTLTKKFQELEEIKREEKDDPVEMTPETPEEPRPSLPTSRPSQQDSEPDTSEEGFSRPPSTCSEGRRDTAARILQSRWRVYRHQKKKAVLDEAAVVLQAAFRGHLARVKLLSSQACASEPPSPPRQDPPSPRVPSPTVQAQGSPGQEEAITAIQSVLRAHLARVRRSAAGQRAVAAAPRRRQPAPATHSQLSSPPCPAPSPGQEDSEASGGETAEGPAAEDEAPGNPAALQPRCGPSSPSGPGPADDGSSDDSDEIVVAPAVAPRKAASPP comes from the exons AGTCACCTTATCACTCTAAACCGAGGAAAGTGGCATCCTGGAGGTCTCTGAGGACGGCAGCAAGTATGCCTCTTGGTAACAGAATGTCCTTAACCCCACAGAAGCTGTGGCTGGGAAGCTCGAAGCCAG GTCACGTTCCCGGGACCCCTGtctacagagagaaggaagacatgTACGACGAGATCATTGAGCTGAAGAAG GTCGTGAACGGGCTAAAGCAGAGGATTCTGAGGCTGGAGCAGCAGTGCAAGGAGAAGGACAACACGATCAA CAAACTGCAGACTGATATGAAGACCACTAACTTGGAGGAGATGAGAATCGCCATGGAGACGTACTACGAGGAG ATTCATCGTCTCCAGACTCTCCTGGCGAGCTCCGAGACCACGGGAAAGAA GACTCCGGGGGAGAAGAGACTGGGCGTCAAGAGGCCGAAGAAAGTGAGCAGCGCCCTCCTGAGCTTGTCCCGGAGCATCCAGGAGCTCACGGAGGAGAACCAAAGCCTGAAGGAAGATCTGGACCGTGTGCTGAGCAACTCCCCCACCGTCTCCACCACGAAGG GTTACACGGAGTGGAGTAAGCCCCGGCTGCTGAGACGGATCGCGGAGCTGGAAAAA AAAATAAGTTCGATGGAAAGCCCCACATCACAGGCTTCAGAAGAGGTCAAGTCAAACGCCCCCGTGCAGTCTGCGTCCAGCTCCACTGTGCCCCAGCAGCCGAGATGTGACCGGCACCAGGACAGCGAGCGTCTTCGGGGGACGGTGCGGAGCCTGAGAGGCGAGCGGGACGCGCTGCAGACGCAGCTTCAGGAGAAAGA TTTGGAAGTGAGACAGCTGCTACAGACAAACGCCACCTTGCGGAAGGAGCTGGAGGGcgtgagggaaggggaggaggagagaagaggaagagaggaggctcTGAG AGAGGAAATTCAAACACTTACCAAGAAGTTTCAAGAACTGGAAGAaattaagagagaagaaaaagatgacCCCGTGGAAATGACCCCGGAG ACCCCGGAAGAACCCCGACCTTCCCTTCCCACCAGCAGGCCCTCTCAGCAGGACTCTGAGCCAGATACAAGCGAGGAGGGCTTCTCCCGGCCCCCCTCCACCTGCTCCGAGGGGCGAAGAGACACGGCAGCCAGGATCCTGCAGAGCCGGTGGAGGGTATACAGACACCAG aaaaaaaaggcCGTCCTGGACGAG GCGGCTGTGGTGCTTCAGGCAGCGTTCAGGGGACATCTAGCGCGGGTGAAGCTGTTGTCAAGCCAGGCGTGTGCTTCAGAACCCCCCAGCCCGCCCAGACAG GACCCTCCGTCACCGCGTGTTCCCAGCCCCACCGTCCAGGCCCAGGGCAGCCCGGGACAGGAGGAGGCCATCACCGCCATCCAGTCCGTCCTCCGGGCGCACCTGGCACGGGTCAGGCGCAG CGCCGCCGGTCAGAGAGCCGTCGCCGCAGCCCCCAGAAGGAGGCAGCCCGCTCCGGCCACACACAGCCAGCTCTCCTCGCCACCCTGCCCGGCCCCTTCTCCTG GTCAAGAGGACAGTGAGGCGAGCGGCGGGGAGACCGCGGAGGGGCCGGCGGCCGAGGACGAGGCTCCGGGGAATCCAGCAGCCCTGCAGCCCCGCTGCG GGCCGTCCTCTCCCTCAGGACCGGGACCCGCAGACGACGGCAGCTCTGACGACTCCGACGAGATCGTGGTAGCCCCGGCTGTGGCCCCGAGGAAGGCCGCCTCCCCACCCTAG
- the IQCE gene encoding IQ domain-containing protein E isoform X3, whose amino-acid sequence MSLGTADPASETGDDSLSAITFDSDFETKAERKSFHKPPPTSLKSPYHSKPRKVASWRSLRTAASMPLGNRMSLTPQKLWLGSSKPGSLTQPLKSALTLEQAWASPPSTTPDYLRAALRVKRSNLRRSASNGHVPGTPVYREKEDMYDEIIELKKVVNGLKQRILRLEQQCKEKDNTINKLQTDMKTTNLEEMRIAMETYYEEIHRLQTLLASSETTGKKTPGEKRLGVKRPKKVSSALLSLSRSIQELTEENQSLKEDLDRVLSNSPTVSTTKGYTEWSKPRLLRRIAELEKKISSMESPTSQASEEVKSNAPVQSASSSTVPQQPRCDRHQDSERLRGTVRSLRGERDALQTQLQEKDLEVRQLLQTNATLRKELEGVREGEEERRGREEALREEIQTLTKKFQELEEIKREEKDDPVEMTPETPEEPRPSLPTSRPSQQDSEPDTSEEGFSRPPSTCSEGRRDTAARILQSRWRVYRHQKKKAVLDEAAVVLQAAFRGHLARVKLLSSQACASEPPSPPRQDPPSPRVPSPTVQAQGSPGQEEAITAIQSVLRAHLARVRRSAAGQRAVAAAPRRRQPAPATHSQLSSPPCPAPSPGQEDSEASGGETAEGPAAEDEAPGNPAALQPRCGPSSPSGPGPADDGSSDDSDEIVVAPAVAPRKAASPP is encoded by the exons AGTCACCTTATCACTCTAAACCGAGGAAAGTGGCATCCTGGAGGTCTCTGAGGACGGCAGCAAGTATGCCTCTTGGTAACAGAATGTCCTTAACCCCACAGAAGCTGTGGCTGGGAAGCTCGAAGCCAG GAAGTCTGACCCAGCCCCTGAAGTCAGCCCTGACCTTGGAGCAGGCATGGGCCAGCCCCCCCAGCACTACTCCCGACTATCTGAGAGCAGCCTTAAGAGTGAAGAGGTCCAATCTCAGGCGTTCTGCCAGCAATG GTCACGTTCCCGGGACCCCTGtctacagagagaaggaagacatgTACGACGAGATCATTGAGCTGAAGAAG GTCGTGAACGGGCTAAAGCAGAGGATTCTGAGGCTGGAGCAGCAGTGCAAGGAGAAGGACAACACGATCAA CAAACTGCAGACTGATATGAAGACCACTAACTTGGAGGAGATGAGAATCGCCATGGAGACGTACTACGAGGAG ATTCATCGTCTCCAGACTCTCCTGGCGAGCTCCGAGACCACGGGAAAGAA GACTCCGGGGGAGAAGAGACTGGGCGTCAAGAGGCCGAAGAAAGTGAGCAGCGCCCTCCTGAGCTTGTCCCGGAGCATCCAGGAGCTCACGGAGGAGAACCAAAGCCTGAAGGAAGATCTGGACCGTGTGCTGAGCAACTCCCCCACCGTCTCCACCACGAAGG GTTACACGGAGTGGAGTAAGCCCCGGCTGCTGAGACGGATCGCGGAGCTGGAAAAA AAAATAAGTTCGATGGAAAGCCCCACATCACAGGCTTCAGAAGAGGTCAAGTCAAACGCCCCCGTGCAGTCTGCGTCCAGCTCCACTGTGCCCCAGCAGCCGAGATGTGACCGGCACCAGGACAGCGAGCGTCTTCGGGGGACGGTGCGGAGCCTGAGAGGCGAGCGGGACGCGCTGCAGACGCAGCTTCAGGAGAAAGA TTTGGAAGTGAGACAGCTGCTACAGACAAACGCCACCTTGCGGAAGGAGCTGGAGGGcgtgagggaaggggaggaggagagaagaggaagagaggaggctcTGAG AGAGGAAATTCAAACACTTACCAAGAAGTTTCAAGAACTGGAAGAaattaagagagaagaaaaagatgacCCCGTGGAAATGACCCCGGAG ACCCCGGAAGAACCCCGACCTTCCCTTCCCACCAGCAGGCCCTCTCAGCAGGACTCTGAGCCAGATACAAGCGAGGAGGGCTTCTCCCGGCCCCCCTCCACCTGCTCCGAGGGGCGAAGAGACACGGCAGCCAGGATCCTGCAGAGCCGGTGGAGGGTATACAGACACCAG aaaaaaaaggcCGTCCTGGACGAG GCGGCTGTGGTGCTTCAGGCAGCGTTCAGGGGACATCTAGCGCGGGTGAAGCTGTTGTCAAGCCAGGCGTGTGCTTCAGAACCCCCCAGCCCGCCCAGACAG GACCCTCCGTCACCGCGTGTTCCCAGCCCCACCGTCCAGGCCCAGGGCAGCCCGGGACAGGAGGAGGCCATCACCGCCATCCAGTCCGTCCTCCGGGCGCACCTGGCACGGGTCAGGCGCAG CGCCGCCGGTCAGAGAGCCGTCGCCGCAGCCCCCAGAAGGAGGCAGCCCGCTCCGGCCACACACAGCCAGCTCTCCTCGCCACCCTGCCCGGCCCCTTCTCCTG GTCAAGAGGACAGTGAGGCGAGCGGCGGGGAGACCGCGGAGGGGCCGGCGGCCGAGGACGAGGCTCCGGGGAATCCAGCAGCCCTGCAGCCCCGCTGCG GGCCGTCCTCTCCCTCAGGACCGGGACCCGCAGACGACGGCAGCTCTGACGACTCCGACGAGATCGTGGTAGCCCCGGCTGTGGCCCCGAGGAAGGCCGCCTCCCCACCCTAG